A window of the Tessaracoccus sp. MC1865 genome harbors these coding sequences:
- the rpsO gene encoding 30S ribosomal protein S15 produces the protein MDAETKKNIIEEYATTPGDTGSPDVQIALLTKRIAHLTEHLKLHKGDHHSRRGLLLMVGQRRRLLNYVAKQDVEHYRALIARLGLRR, from the coding sequence ATGGACGCCGAAACGAAGAAGAACATCATCGAAGAGTACGCGACCACGCCTGGCGACACCGGTTCGCCCGACGTGCAGATCGCCCTGCTGACGAAGCGGATCGCTCACCTCACCGAGCACCTCAAGCTCCACAAGGGTGACCACCACAGCCGTCGTGGCCTGTTGCTGATGGTTGGCCAGCGCCGCCGTCTGCTGAACTACGTGGCCAAGCAGGACGTCGAGCACTACCGTGCGCTGATCGCACGCCTCGGCCTGCGTCGCTGA
- a CDS encoding bifunctional proline dehydrogenase/L-glutamate gamma-semialdehyde dehydrogenase has protein sequence MSPELPATVVEAAVSTARRWADEARHHPEPRAATLLGDALKDPGGLRFTLDFVDGVLRPEDTAVAAGNLAALARRPARFLPPPLRLGLRSVAPVARPALGVVRRAFTAVVGDLVVDFGRSLGPALARLRRGGADLNVNLLGEAVLGERHAASRLRRTMELVERDDVDYVSIKVSSVLGPHAPFAHRATVDEAVHRLRPLFSLAKEHDTFVNLDMEEYRDLHLTLDVFRALLSEPGLRGVRAGVAVQTYLRESLLLLGELDQFARGHVAAGGHPVKVRLVKGANLAMERVNAEVRGWDNPIWGSKEETDASYLRALDFCLTPERAAHLHTGAASHNVYTLAAAWEIAKARRVTDALDIEMLSGMATPLQRVLLSDVGRLRLYVPVVPRAEYDSAIAYLVRRLEENAAPENFMSGAVGLGHDAAFLDLEERRFRTALGHLDDPVPQRWAGQDRHAPGRGFTNAQDTNPALLENQRWAAELHDRLPAPSLGLSTLQHHTITEVAEVDALLERGRKAGMAWFRTPPSDRVAALHRLAVELESLRGDLITVAGDEVGKLIDQADVEVSEAVDFANYYASLAQESVPGTEHVPPRLTTVAPPWNFPIAIPLGGVATALAVGSAVVLKPAPPARRTAALLAEACWRAGLPEDLVQLAIVGDGLVSKLLITDPRVDLVVLTGAAETAELFRSWRPALPLLAETSGKNAIIVTPSADLDLAVADLANSAFGHAGQKCSAASLGILVGSVARSRRFRSQLLDAVRSLKVAWPTAPPAQMGPLTEPPGEKLLRGLTRLEPGQRWLLEPKRLDTRLWRPGIRAGVLPGSEYHQVEYFGPILGLMAAQDLDEAIAWQNGTDFGLTAGLHSLDPDEVARWVERVQAGNAYVNRSITGAVVRRQPFGGWKRSAVGAGGKAGGPNYLTGFGTHRAVAVDHRPTDTTVSTPPLARLLRGAETVHGVDIARLTAAVASDEEAARTVFGVPHDPSALAVEINVLRYLPTPVTVRVETADATSVLREASAALAAGAPARFSFATAPEETLVRVLSEAGFAYGTQAADDFDRAVRGRVRFLGARSLLTAVRGSIDVTAFDGDPMLPGRLALLPYVREQAVSITHHRFGHPTHVVDKVRF, from the coding sequence ATGTCACCTGAGTTGCCGGCCACCGTTGTCGAGGCGGCCGTTTCCACCGCGCGCCGGTGGGCGGATGAGGCCCGCCACCACCCCGAACCACGAGCCGCCACCCTGCTGGGGGACGCGCTGAAGGATCCGGGCGGTCTGCGTTTCACCCTGGACTTCGTCGACGGCGTGCTGCGGCCGGAGGACACCGCCGTCGCTGCCGGCAATCTGGCGGCACTGGCCCGCCGCCCCGCCCGTTTCCTCCCCCCGCCGCTGCGGCTGGGCCTGCGGTCGGTGGCCCCCGTGGCCCGCCCCGCGCTGGGGGTGGTGCGACGCGCGTTCACCGCCGTGGTGGGCGACCTCGTCGTGGACTTCGGCAGATCCCTCGGGCCTGCACTGGCGCGCCTCCGCAGAGGCGGCGCGGATCTCAACGTCAACCTGCTGGGCGAGGCGGTGCTGGGTGAGCGCCACGCGGCCAGCAGGCTCCGCCGCACGATGGAACTGGTCGAGCGCGACGACGTCGACTACGTCTCCATCAAAGTGTCTTCCGTGCTCGGCCCGCACGCGCCCTTCGCCCACCGCGCCACCGTCGACGAGGCCGTCCACCGGCTGCGGCCGCTCTTCTCCCTGGCGAAGGAGCACGACACGTTCGTGAACCTCGACATGGAGGAGTACCGGGACCTCCATCTGACGCTCGACGTGTTCCGCGCCCTCCTGTCCGAACCCGGGCTGCGGGGTGTCCGAGCGGGTGTCGCGGTGCAGACCTACCTCAGGGAGTCGCTGCTGCTGCTCGGCGAGCTCGACCAGTTCGCCCGCGGACACGTCGCGGCGGGCGGTCATCCGGTGAAGGTCCGCCTCGTGAAGGGCGCCAACCTCGCCATGGAGCGGGTCAACGCCGAGGTGCGGGGCTGGGACAACCCCATCTGGGGTTCGAAGGAGGAGACCGACGCGAGCTATCTGCGCGCGCTGGACTTCTGCCTGACGCCGGAGCGCGCAGCGCACCTCCACACCGGGGCGGCCAGCCACAACGTCTACACCCTCGCCGCGGCCTGGGAGATCGCCAAGGCACGCCGCGTCACCGACGCGCTGGACATCGAGATGCTCTCCGGCATGGCCACCCCACTCCAGCGGGTGCTGTTGAGCGACGTCGGCAGGCTGCGGCTCTACGTCCCTGTGGTACCTCGCGCCGAGTACGACTCCGCCATCGCCTATCTGGTGCGCAGGCTCGAAGAGAACGCGGCGCCTGAGAACTTCATGTCGGGCGCCGTCGGCCTCGGCCACGACGCGGCCTTCCTCGACCTGGAGGAACGGCGGTTCCGCACCGCCCTCGGTCACCTCGACGACCCCGTTCCGCAGCGCTGGGCGGGCCAGGACCGCCACGCTCCGGGTCGCGGCTTCACCAACGCGCAGGACACCAACCCCGCGCTGCTGGAGAATCAGCGCTGGGCCGCCGAGCTCCACGACCGGCTACCCGCCCCTTCGCTGGGTCTCAGCACCCTCCAGCACCACACGATCACCGAGGTCGCCGAGGTCGACGCGCTGTTGGAACGTGGCAGGAAGGCCGGGATGGCCTGGTTCCGGACGCCGCCGTCCGACCGGGTGGCCGCACTCCACCGACTGGCCGTCGAACTGGAATCCCTGCGCGGCGACCTCATCACCGTGGCCGGCGACGAGGTGGGCAAGCTCATCGACCAGGCCGACGTGGAGGTCTCCGAGGCGGTGGACTTCGCCAACTACTACGCGTCGCTGGCCCAGGAATCCGTCCCGGGCACCGAGCACGTCCCACCCCGGCTCACGACGGTCGCCCCGCCCTGGAACTTCCCCATCGCGATCCCGCTGGGTGGTGTCGCGACCGCGCTGGCCGTCGGCTCGGCCGTCGTCCTCAAGCCCGCTCCCCCGGCGCGGCGCACCGCAGCGCTGCTCGCCGAGGCCTGCTGGCGCGCCGGCCTCCCGGAGGACCTGGTGCAGCTGGCCATCGTCGGCGACGGGCTGGTCAGCAAGCTCCTCATCACGGATCCCCGGGTCGACCTCGTGGTGCTCACCGGCGCCGCCGAGACGGCAGAGTTGTTCCGTTCCTGGCGCCCCGCCCTCCCCCTGCTGGCCGAGACGTCCGGCAAGAACGCCATCATCGTCACGCCGTCGGCGGACCTGGATCTGGCCGTGGCAGACCTCGCGAACTCCGCCTTCGGACATGCGGGGCAGAAGTGCTCAGCGGCGTCCCTGGGCATCCTCGTGGGCTCCGTGGCGCGCTCGAGGCGTTTCCGGAGCCAGTTGCTCGACGCGGTGCGGTCCCTGAAGGTGGCCTGGCCGACCGCCCCCCCAGCGCAGATGGGGCCGCTCACCGAACCCCCTGGCGAGAAACTCCTGAGGGGCCTGACGCGCCTGGAGCCCGGCCAGCGGTGGCTGCTCGAACCCAAGCGGCTGGACACCCGCCTGTGGCGCCCGGGCATCCGCGCCGGCGTGCTGCCCGGCAGCGAGTACCACCAGGTGGAGTACTTCGGCCCCATCCTGGGGCTGATGGCCGCCCAGGACCTCGACGAGGCCATCGCGTGGCAGAACGGCACCGATTTCGGCCTGACGGCCGGCCTGCACAGCCTGGACCCGGATGAGGTCGCGCGGTGGGTGGAGCGGGTGCAGGCCGGCAACGCCTACGTGAACCGCTCGATCACCGGCGCGGTCGTCCGCCGCCAGCCGTTCGGCGGCTGGAAGCGCTCGGCCGTGGGTGCGGGCGGCAAGGCGGGTGGCCCTAACTACCTCACGGGCTTCGGCACCCACCGGGCGGTCGCCGTCGACCACCGCCCCACCGACACCACGGTGTCCACCCCTCCCCTGGCACGGCTGCTCCGCGGGGCGGAGACTGTCCACGGGGTCGACATAGCCCGGCTGACAGCGGCTGTCGCCTCCGACGAGGAGGCGGCCCGCACGGTCTTCGGGGTGCCGCACGACCCGTCGGCGCTCGCCGTCGAGATCAACGTGCTGCGCTACCTCCCCACGCCTGTCACGGTGCGCGTGGAGACAGCCGATGCGACGTCGGTGCTCCGGGAGGCCTCGGCCGCCCTGGCCGCCGGGGCACCGGCCCGCTTCTCCTTCGCCACGGCGCCGGAGGAGACCCTGGTGAGGGTGTTGTCGGAGGCTGGCTTCGCGTACGGGACCCAGGCTGCGGACGACTTCGACCGGGCGGTCCGCGGGCGGGTCCGCTTCCTCGGTGCCCGCAGCCTGCTCACGGCAGTGCGCGGATCCATCGACGTCACCGCCTTCGACGGCGACCCGATGCTCCCTGGCCGGCTCGCCCTCCTGCCCTACGTGCGGGAGCAGGCCGTGTCGATCACGCACCACCGCTTCGGGCATCCCACCCACGTGGTCGACAAGGTGCGCTTCTAG
- a CDS encoding polyribonucleotide nucleotidyltransferase: MEGPGIEFAEAVIDNGSFGKHTVRFEAGYLAQQADGSAAVYLDGDTMLLSATTAQKTPRDAIDFFPLTVDVEERMYAAGRIPGSFFRREGRPGEGAILACRLIDRPLRPAFVKGLRNEVQVVVTVLSLNPDVMYDVVAINAASMSTQIAGLPFSGPIGGVRVALIDDQWVAFPTVEQVNKSAFQMVVAGRVLADGDVAIMMVEAGGTEATWELVRAGKTAPNEEIVGQGLEAAKPFIKALCDAQSELAAKMPKETYDFPVFRDHEEDVYAAVEELAKDRVAEAMQIAGKQERDDATHAIRQDVQEQLAERFADRMNEVSAALKALTKSVVRHRTLTEHVRIDGRGPSDIRTLSAEVEVIPRVHGSALFQRGETQILGVSTLNMLDMVQKIDTLSPESTKRYMHNYNFPPYSTGETGRVGSPKRREIGHGALAERALIPVLPTRSEFPYAIRQVSEALGSNGSTSMGSVCASTLSLLNAGVPLKAPVAGIAMGLMSEEVDGETKYVALTDILGAEDALGDMDFKVAGTRDFVTALQLDTKLNGIPAIELQKALLQARDARHTLLDVMSEAIDVPDEMSPYAPRIISLRIPVDKIGEVIGPKGKIINQIQEETGANIAIEDDGTVYVGATTGEAAEAAVAHINQIANPHLPEKGERYLGTVVKLTSFGAFVSLMPGKDGLLHISKLRALAGGKRVEDVEDVLSVGQKLQVEISEIDDRGKLSLVPVVEDNEAEEAAGEEN, translated from the coding sequence GTGGAAGGACCAGGCATTGAATTTGCTGAGGCCGTGATTGACAACGGTTCTTTCGGCAAGCACACAGTTCGTTTCGAGGCCGGTTATCTGGCCCAGCAGGCCGATGGCTCGGCCGCCGTCTACCTCGACGGCGACACCATGTTGCTGTCGGCGACCACCGCACAGAAGACCCCCCGCGACGCCATCGACTTCTTCCCCCTCACGGTGGACGTCGAGGAGCGCATGTACGCAGCCGGCCGCATCCCCGGTTCGTTCTTCCGCCGCGAAGGACGCCCCGGTGAGGGCGCCATCCTGGCCTGTCGCCTGATCGACCGGCCGCTGCGCCCCGCCTTCGTCAAGGGGCTGCGCAACGAGGTCCAGGTCGTCGTGACCGTGCTGTCCCTCAACCCCGACGTCATGTACGACGTCGTGGCCATCAACGCCGCGTCGATGTCCACCCAGATCGCGGGCCTGCCGTTCTCCGGCCCCATCGGTGGCGTCCGCGTCGCACTCATCGACGACCAGTGGGTGGCATTCCCCACCGTCGAGCAGGTCAACAAGTCCGCCTTCCAGATGGTCGTGGCCGGCCGCGTGCTGGCCGACGGCGACGTGGCCATCATGATGGTCGAGGCCGGCGGCACCGAGGCGACCTGGGAGCTCGTGCGTGCGGGCAAGACCGCCCCGAACGAGGAGATCGTCGGGCAGGGCCTCGAAGCGGCCAAGCCGTTCATCAAGGCACTGTGCGACGCCCAGTCGGAGCTCGCCGCGAAGATGCCCAAGGAAACCTACGACTTCCCGGTCTTCCGTGACCACGAGGAAGACGTGTACGCCGCCGTCGAGGAGCTCGCCAAGGACCGCGTGGCCGAGGCCATGCAGATCGCCGGCAAGCAGGAGCGCGACGACGCCACCCACGCCATCCGTCAGGATGTGCAGGAGCAGCTCGCCGAGCGCTTCGCCGACCGTATGAACGAGGTCTCCGCGGCCCTCAAGGCGCTCACCAAGAGCGTCGTGCGCCACCGCACCCTCACGGAGCACGTCCGCATCGACGGCCGTGGCCCCAGCGACATCCGTACGCTGTCGGCCGAGGTCGAGGTCATCCCGCGCGTGCACGGCTCGGCGCTGTTCCAGCGCGGCGAGACCCAGATCCTTGGTGTCTCCACGCTGAACATGCTGGACATGGTGCAGAAGATCGACACGCTCTCGCCGGAGTCGACCAAGCGCTACATGCACAACTACAACTTCCCGCCGTACTCCACCGGTGAGACCGGCCGCGTGGGTTCGCCCAAGCGTCGCGAGATCGGCCACGGCGCCCTGGCTGAGCGTGCGCTCATCCCGGTGCTGCCCACCCGCTCCGAGTTCCCCTACGCCATCCGTCAGGTGTCGGAAGCCCTCGGCTCCAACGGCTCCACGTCGATGGGTTCCGTCTGCGCCTCCACCCTGTCGCTGCTGAACGCCGGCGTGCCCCTCAAGGCCCCCGTCGCCGGTATCGCGATGGGCCTGATGAGCGAAGAGGTCGACGGCGAGACCAAGTACGTCGCGCTGACCGACATCCTGGGGGCGGAGGACGCACTCGGCGACATGGACTTCAAGGTGGCCGGCACGCGTGACTTCGTCACCGCGCTCCAGCTCGACACCAAGCTCAACGGCATCCCCGCCATCGAGCTGCAGAAGGCCCTCCTGCAGGCCCGCGACGCCCGCCACACGCTCCTCGACGTCATGAGCGAGGCCATCGACGTGCCGGACGAGATGAGCCCCTACGCACCGCGGATCATCTCGCTGCGGATCCCCGTGGACAAGATCGGTGAGGTCATCGGCCCCAAGGGCAAGATCATCAACCAGATCCAGGAGGAGACCGGCGCCAACATCGCAATCGAAGATGACGGCACCGTGTACGTGGGCGCGACCACGGGCGAAGCGGCTGAGGCCGCTGTTGCCCACATCAACCAGATCGCCAACCCGCACCTGCCGGAGAAGGGTGAGCGCTACCTTGGCACCGTCGTGAAGCTCACCTCGTTCGGCGCGTTCGTGTCCCTGATGCCGGGCAAGGACGGCCTGCTGCACATCTCGAAGCTGCGCGCCCTTGCCGGTGGCAAGCGCGTCGAGGACGTCGAAGACGTGCTGTCGGTCGGCCAGAAGCTGCAGGTCGAGATCTCCGAGATCGACGACCGCGGCAAGCTGTCCCTGGTTCCGGTTGTCGAAGACAACGAGGCCGAGGAAGCAGCCGGCGAAGAGAACTGA
- the dapB gene encoding 4-hydroxy-tetrahydrodipicolinate reductase, giving the protein MREIRVGIFGVSGKMGSEVVRAVNRADDMATSGGVDINEDRSQVGRAEVVVDFTHPDAVMDNIRWCLERDINMVIGTTGFTEERVAEVRALAEAHPGVGVLIASNFSIGAVLMMKFAAIAAPFYPSVEIVELHHPNKADAPSGTATTTAHRIARARAEAGLGPVPDATVHDSGARGAVVDGIHIHGVRLQGLVAHQEVLLGETGETLTIRHDSFERVSFMPGVLEGIRYVMDNPGLTLEMDTVLGL; this is encoded by the coding sequence ATGCGAGAGATCCGAGTCGGAATCTTCGGCGTCAGCGGAAAAATGGGTAGCGAGGTCGTGCGTGCGGTCAACCGGGCGGACGACATGGCGACGTCCGGCGGCGTCGACATCAATGAGGACCGCAGCCAGGTCGGACGGGCGGAGGTCGTCGTCGACTTCACCCACCCGGACGCGGTCATGGACAACATCCGTTGGTGTCTGGAGCGCGACATCAACATGGTCATCGGCACCACCGGGTTCACGGAGGAGCGGGTGGCCGAGGTGCGGGCACTGGCCGAGGCGCACCCCGGCGTGGGCGTCCTCATCGCCTCCAACTTCTCCATCGGCGCCGTGCTGATGATGAAGTTCGCCGCGATCGCCGCGCCGTTCTACCCCTCGGTGGAGATCGTCGAGCTGCACCATCCGAACAAGGCCGACGCCCCGTCGGGCACCGCCACCACGACGGCGCACCGCATCGCCCGCGCCCGCGCAGAGGCGGGCCTCGGGCCGGTTCCAGACGCCACCGTGCACGACTCCGGGGCACGGGGCGCCGTGGTCGACGGCATCCACATCCACGGCGTGCGCCTGCAGGGCCTGGTGGCCCACCAGGAGGTGTTGCTGGGTGAGACAGGAGAGACGCTCACGATCCGTCACGACTCGTTCGAGCGGGTCTCGTTCATGCCGGGCGTGCTCGAGGGCATCCGCTACGTGATGGACAACCCGGGCCTCACCCTGGAGATGGACACGGTCCTCGGCCTCTGA
- a CDS encoding GNAT family N-acetyltransferase produces the protein MSAIDTVRLALPQEAVDIARIQRRAWTDGGVLSAAAGEVSADEATRAWHEAIVKPPLAHLRVLVAIAEAGVVGFAVTGPSGDPDRDVSDGYIAEFVVDPKHRGQGHGSRLINAAVDTLRKDGYQVATMWVPSADDSLRQFLNSCGWAPDGAHQRVGVGEDEATAIKLLRFHTDISDAG, from the coding sequence ATGTCTGCCATCGACACCGTGCGCCTCGCACTCCCCCAGGAAGCCGTCGACATCGCCCGCATCCAGCGGCGCGCCTGGACCGACGGCGGGGTCCTGTCGGCCGCGGCGGGCGAGGTGAGCGCGGATGAAGCCACCCGGGCCTGGCACGAGGCGATCGTCAAGCCGCCGCTGGCACACCTGCGGGTACTGGTGGCCATCGCGGAGGCAGGGGTCGTCGGATTCGCCGTCACGGGCCCCTCGGGTGATCCGGACCGCGACGTGTCGGACGGCTACATCGCTGAGTTCGTGGTGGACCCGAAGCACCGGGGCCAGGGCCACGGGTCGCGGCTGATCAACGCCGCCGTCGACACGCTGCGCAAGGACGGCTACCAGGTGGCCACCATGTGGGTGCCGTCTGCCGACGACTCCCTGCGCCAATTCCTGAACAGCTGCGGCTGGGCACCCGATGGGGCCCACCAGCGCGTCGGTGTCGGTGAGGACGAGGCAACGGCGATCAAGCTGCTGCGGTTCCACACCGACATCTCCGACGCCGGCTGA
- a CDS encoding ribonuclease J, translating into MTEVKTPPKLAPGTLRVIPLGGLGDVGRNMTAFEIDGQIAIVDCGVLFPEDDHPGVDLILPGLDYLTDRLDDIVALVLTHGHEDHIGAVPYLLKRRNDIPVYGSKLTLAFLAAKLREHRIREFELDAVEEGEIIEIGNYEFEFLAVNHSIPDALAVAIRTKGGTVLHTGDFKMDQLPLDGRITDLRGFARLGEEGVDLFLVDSTNAETPGFTTHEKDIEPAMQRVFEGAKGKLIVASFASHVHRIQQVMNMAVKHGRKVVYVGRSMVRNMSTARDLGYLTVPAGTLIEMKDIDKYPADKVVIVSTGSQGEPLAALSRIANRDHPVVEVGPGDTVLLASSLIPGNENSVYRVINGLAKLGANVVHKGNAMVHVSGHASAGELLYCYNIIRPRNVMPVHGEVRHLIANGKLAESTGVPSSNVLVIGDGDVVDLKNGVAKKVGSVDASYIFVDGATVGDISESIMDRRILGEEGFVSVIAVVDLHNGTVVSGPEIQFRGLAEDASAFDEARTRVEEALRDAMRDGVNDTQRLQQVTRRALGQWVSRRLRRRPMIVPVVVTT; encoded by the coding sequence ATGACTGAAGTGAAGACGCCACCGAAACTTGCCCCTGGCACCTTGCGGGTGATCCCTCTCGGCGGGTTGGGTGACGTCGGCCGCAACATGACGGCCTTCGAAATCGATGGCCAGATCGCGATCGTCGACTGCGGGGTGCTGTTCCCCGAGGACGACCACCCGGGCGTCGACCTGATCCTCCCGGGCCTCGACTACCTCACCGACAGGCTCGACGACATCGTGGCGCTCGTGCTGACGCACGGACACGAGGACCACATCGGCGCCGTGCCCTACCTCCTCAAGCGCCGCAACGACATCCCCGTGTACGGCTCCAAGCTGACGCTGGCCTTCCTGGCCGCCAAGCTCCGCGAGCACCGCATCCGCGAGTTCGAACTCGACGCCGTGGAGGAGGGGGAGATCATCGAGATCGGCAACTACGAATTCGAGTTCCTCGCCGTCAACCATTCCATCCCCGACGCCCTCGCCGTGGCCATCCGCACCAAGGGCGGCACCGTCCTGCACACGGGCGACTTCAAGATGGACCAGCTGCCGCTCGACGGGCGGATCACGGATCTGCGCGGCTTCGCGCGTCTGGGGGAGGAGGGCGTGGACCTCTTCCTGGTGGACTCCACCAACGCCGAGACCCCCGGTTTCACCACCCACGAGAAGGACATCGAGCCCGCCATGCAGCGCGTGTTCGAGGGTGCGAAGGGCAAGCTGATCGTGGCGAGCTTCGCCTCGCACGTCCACCGCATCCAGCAGGTGATGAACATGGCCGTCAAGCACGGCCGCAAGGTCGTCTACGTCGGACGCTCGATGGTGCGCAACATGTCGACGGCGCGGGACCTGGGCTACCTCACGGTCCCGGCCGGCACGCTGATCGAGATGAAGGACATCGACAAGTACCCCGCAGACAAGGTGGTCATCGTCTCCACCGGCTCACAGGGCGAACCGCTCGCGGCGCTCAGCCGGATCGCTAACCGCGACCACCCCGTCGTCGAGGTGGGCCCCGGAGACACGGTGCTGTTGGCCAGCTCCCTGATCCCGGGCAACGAGAACTCCGTCTACCGCGTGATCAACGGCCTGGCCAAGCTCGGCGCCAACGTGGTGCACAAGGGTAACGCGATGGTGCACGTCTCCGGCCATGCGTCGGCTGGCGAACTGCTCTACTGCTACAACATCATCCGCCCGCGCAACGTGATGCCCGTCCACGGCGAGGTGCGCCACCTCATCGCCAACGGCAAGTTGGCCGAATCCACGGGCGTGCCGAGCAGCAACGTGCTCGTCATCGGCGACGGCGACGTCGTCGACCTGAAGAACGGCGTGGCGAAGAAGGTCGGCTCGGTCGACGCCAGCTACATCTTCGTCGACGGAGCCACCGTGGGCGACATCTCGGAATCGATCATGGACCGTCGCATCCTCGGCGAGGAGGGCTTCGTGTCCGTCATCGCCGTGGTGGACCTGCACAACGGCACCGTCGTCTCCGGCCCGGAGATCCAGTTCCGGGGCCTCGCAGAGGACGCCAGCGCGTTCGACGAGGCCAGGACGCGGGTCGAGGAGGCACTTCGGGACGCCATGCGCGACGGAGTCAACGACACGCAGCGCCTCCAGCAGGTGACCCGTCGGGCGCTGGGCCAGTGGGTCTCGCGACGCCTGCGTCGCCGCCCCATGATCGTGCCCGTGGTCGTCACCACGTAG
- the rplU gene encoding 50S ribosomal protein L21, which translates to MYAIVRNGGRQHKVAVGDVLDIDLVSEEVGGTVTLQPLLLVDGDKITSDAKKLGKVSVTAEVLGMTKGPKIRIMKYKNKTGYKKRQGHRQRYTQVKVTDIKA; encoded by the coding sequence GTGTACGCGATCGTGCGCAACGGTGGACGTCAGCACAAGGTTGCTGTTGGCGACGTCCTGGACATCGACCTGGTGTCCGAAGAGGTCGGCGGTACCGTCACCCTGCAGCCGCTGCTGCTGGTTGACGGCGACAAGATCACCTCTGACGCCAAGAAGCTCGGCAAGGTGTCCGTCACCGCCGAGGTTCTCGGTATGACCAAGGGTCCGAAGATCCGGATCATGAAGTACAAGAACAAGACCGGTTACAAGAAGCGCCAGGGTCACCGTCAGCGGTACACCCAGGTCAAAGTCACCGACATCAAGGCCTGA
- the rpmA gene encoding 50S ribosomal protein L27 has translation MAHKKGASSTHNGRDSNAQRLGVKRYGGQLVGAGEIIVRQRGTHFHPGDGVGRGGDDTLFALVEGQVEFGVKRGRRVVNIVTV, from the coding sequence ATGGCACATAAGAAAGGCGCGTCCTCGACGCACAACGGCCGCGACTCGAACGCTCAGCGTCTCGGCGTGAAGCGCTACGGCGGCCAGCTCGTCGGAGCCGGCGAGATCATCGTCCGCCAGCGCGGCACCCACTTCCACCCGGGCGACGGCGTCGGCCGCGGTGGCGACGACACCCTGTTCGCCCTTGTCGAGGGCCAGGTGGAGTTCGGTGTGAAGCGCGGTCGCCGCGTCGTCAACATCGTCACCGTCTGA